A genomic stretch from Burkholderia pyrrocinia includes:
- a CDS encoding T6SS effector phospholipase Tle3 domain-containing protein, translated as MTNTSQPTVVSQGMAVTMSNRPGPRNVQIPADRPGVVIFLHGVNDPGANYDHIEQGLCEGLNERLSRSDLKPGVYGALFNKAVKYKSDNPNFDQWKDIKYDPDTYLYQRAEVTEGQGKTHSMFIPFYWGYRASDGEIKGGEKNPSTFRGQYQDGNGNRLGKKFAKGGGMFNNATTNIPAMYDAGWMDNAANWGAGLFMSDYQYSSTSPKRHYYVLAAVRLAMLIREIRRVDPNETVTVMAHSQGTVITLLAQAMLAESKEDGSRCADCVILADSPYSLTEPAIAQTAQPSATPYTLRGKLNTLINIVQAITAHPHSEPPLSQLICKDDNPDHQGRTGRGWSPAQASRKDKDGKVYPFTERDNRGKVYLYFCTEDATVDLMTVKGIGTHGVPDTVDEIWQEHASCWGCR; from the coding sequence ATGACCAATACCTCGCAACCGACTGTTGTTTCGCAGGGCATGGCTGTGACGATGTCCAATCGTCCCGGCCCGCGAAACGTCCAGATTCCGGCCGATCGGCCAGGCGTTGTAATTTTCCTGCATGGCGTTAATGATCCGGGTGCCAACTATGATCACATCGAGCAGGGGTTATGCGAAGGGTTGAACGAACGCCTCAGTCGCAGCGATCTGAAGCCGGGTGTGTATGGTGCGCTCTTTAACAAGGCCGTGAAGTATAAGAGTGACAATCCCAACTTTGATCAGTGGAAGGACATCAAGTATGATCCGGACACCTATCTTTATCAGCGAGCCGAGGTAACTGAAGGTCAGGGCAAGACTCATAGTATGTTTATCCCGTTTTATTGGGGATATCGAGCGTCGGACGGCGAGATCAAAGGCGGAGAAAAAAACCCGTCGACGTTTCGTGGTCAGTACCAGGACGGCAACGGCAACCGCCTGGGCAAGAAGTTCGCGAAGGGCGGCGGGATGTTCAACAATGCCACCACGAATATTCCGGCGATGTACGATGCTGGCTGGATGGACAACGCTGCAAACTGGGGCGCCGGTCTGTTCATGAGCGACTACCAGTACAGTTCGACAAGCCCGAAGCGGCACTACTACGTTCTGGCCGCTGTACGTCTCGCAATGCTGATCCGCGAGATACGGAGAGTTGATCCGAACGAAACGGTAACGGTAATGGCCCATAGTCAGGGAACCGTTATTACGCTGCTTGCGCAGGCAATGCTTGCTGAGAGTAAAGAGGACGGTTCGCGATGTGCTGATTGCGTGATTTTGGCTGACAGTCCATACAGCCTGACTGAGCCCGCTATCGCGCAGACTGCTCAGCCGAGTGCAACTCCTTATACGCTTCGCGGCAAGCTCAATACTCTCATCAACATTGTCCAGGCAATCACTGCACATCCACACTCGGAGCCGCCGCTATCGCAACTCATCTGTAAGGACGACAACCCAGATCATCAGGGGCGGACCGGACGCGGATGGAGTCCCGCGCAGGCAAGCCGAAAAGACAAGGATGGCAAGGTCTATCCGTTCACGGAACGGGACAATCGAGGCAAAGTTTACTTGTACTTTTGCACCGAGGACGCCACGGTCGATCTCATGACAGTCAAGGGTATAGGCACGCATGGTGTGCCAGATACTGTCGACGAAATATGGCAGGAACACGCAAGTTGTTGGGGATGCCGATGA
- a CDS encoding DUF7024 domain-containing protein, with protein sequence MQSSEKRLVSEWTFSGALMVVCLVAAWQLSGAAYLGLHLPLIYGSDGIFTLSLIELAVRSHWFFSTELLGAPFGANLYDYPIPDSGSMLVLKVLGRTFGNPATALDLYYLIGFPLNAIAAYWVLRKLQISKVLSFAGGFIFTLLPFHFLRLHHLFYTWYFAAPMFVWFAKRIWDGELSFSLQRRAVKRTLFDALILLVLSCFGVYYAFFGVLCLLTAGIARSVQQKAIKAILPAVVAVAIVSFGIVANVSPNLIYRMQHGVNQEAAWRSPSEAEQYGLKIDQLLLPRPDHRYKPFARLTADYSTTFPLVNENAFASLGIIGSVGLLSLVIFVVAPTWRRAPEELLQFLASLTIVLVLFCTIGGFSGIFSLLVSPMIRAWNRVSVFIAFTSIAAVLLLIQRYLFAGERASLRIAAFCLALCAFALWDQTTTPSLTRLAKNKVEFNSDASFAHAIEQQVPAGSAIYQLPYVGFPEGSTLNRLEPYDLARPFLHTSALRWSFGGMKGRDGDLFFRYLALEPVARQIEVIRRIGFNGIYIDRRGYADNGASIEAELTRNLGVTPIVSPTGDQVFFALASRVAGTSQVDLSGMTAHQIMERAGYVVDKLGPRNNNSLSEGIDLGQTSLPRFLENVRGLSTREDWGRWSDANVFPDVELSFVRPLPARFTLHVRMKGYGPNIGKPSSIMVGQQTRTVIPGAEIREFALRFDNPTAARTIRIQPVLPRSPQQSGAGNDGRLLGVGIQKLWITTGDDPALESESRRYPAGA encoded by the coding sequence ATGCAATCGTCAGAAAAGCGGTTGGTTTCCGAATGGACGTTTTCAGGCGCGCTGATGGTGGTGTGTCTGGTCGCGGCCTGGCAGCTATCGGGTGCGGCCTATCTCGGTCTTCATCTCCCGCTCATCTATGGAAGCGATGGCATTTTCACTCTCTCGTTGATAGAGCTTGCGGTGAGGAGTCACTGGTTCTTCAGCACTGAACTATTGGGCGCGCCGTTCGGCGCTAATCTGTATGACTATCCGATTCCAGACTCAGGCAGTATGCTCGTGCTCAAGGTTCTTGGACGGACTTTCGGCAATCCCGCGACCGCGCTCGATCTCTACTATTTGATTGGATTTCCACTCAATGCGATCGCGGCGTACTGGGTGCTGCGGAAGCTTCAGATCTCGAAGGTGCTGAGCTTCGCGGGAGGATTCATCTTCACGCTGCTCCCGTTCCATTTTCTTCGACTCCATCATCTCTTCTATACCTGGTACTTCGCCGCACCGATGTTCGTCTGGTTCGCCAAGCGGATCTGGGATGGTGAATTGTCTTTCAGTCTCCAGCGACGCGCCGTGAAGAGAACGCTGTTCGATGCGTTGATCCTGCTCGTGCTTTCATGTTTCGGCGTGTATTACGCGTTCTTTGGCGTTCTTTGCTTGCTGACGGCCGGCATCGCACGATCGGTTCAGCAGAAGGCGATTAAGGCGATCTTGCCTGCCGTCGTGGCCGTGGCGATCGTCTCGTTCGGCATTGTGGCCAACGTCAGTCCGAACCTGATCTATCGGATGCAGCACGGCGTCAATCAGGAAGCGGCGTGGCGCTCGCCCAGCGAAGCGGAACAATACGGTCTCAAGATCGATCAGCTTCTGCTGCCGCGGCCGGATCATCGCTATAAGCCATTTGCCAGGCTTACGGCGGACTACTCGACGACCTTTCCGCTCGTCAACGAAAACGCCTTTGCATCGCTTGGCATCATCGGCAGCGTTGGCTTGCTAAGCCTTGTGATTTTTGTGGTCGCGCCGACGTGGCGGCGCGCTCCCGAAGAGCTCCTGCAATTCCTTGCAAGTCTCACGATCGTGCTGGTGTTGTTCTGCACGATCGGTGGATTTTCCGGCATATTCAGTCTGCTCGTCAGCCCGATGATTCGAGCCTGGAATCGCGTCAGCGTATTTATTGCCTTTACGTCGATTGCTGCGGTGTTGCTGTTGATCCAGCGATATCTGTTCGCCGGCGAACGTGCTTCTCTCCGGATCGCGGCGTTCTGTTTGGCGTTGTGCGCATTTGCGCTATGGGATCAGACAACGACACCGTCTCTGACTCGTCTTGCAAAAAACAAGGTTGAATTCAATAGCGATGCGAGTTTCGCGCATGCGATCGAACAGCAAGTTCCGGCCGGAAGTGCGATCTATCAATTGCCGTACGTCGGGTTTCCCGAAGGATCCACGCTCAACCGTCTCGAGCCATACGATCTGGCACGCCCCTTTTTGCATACCAGCGCGCTCAGGTGGAGCTTCGGCGGCATGAAGGGGCGCGATGGCGATCTGTTCTTTCGCTACCTCGCGCTCGAACCCGTCGCACGGCAGATAGAAGTGATCAGGCGGATCGGCTTCAACGGTATCTATATCGACCGGCGCGGTTATGCTGACAACGGGGCCTCCATCGAAGCCGAGCTTACCCGGAACCTCGGTGTGACGCCGATTGTCAGCCCGACCGGCGACCAGGTTTTTTTTGCTCTTGCAAGCCGGGTGGCTGGAACGAGTCAGGTGGATCTTTCCGGAATGACAGCGCATCAGATCATGGAACGGGCCGGCTATGTGGTCGACAAATTGGGGCCGAGGAACAACAACTCACTCAGCGAAGGCATTGACCTTGGCCAAACAAGTCTTCCGAGGTTTCTCGAGAATGTTCGCGGTTTATCGACACGAGAAGACTGGGGGCGTTGGTCGGATGCCAATGTGTTCCCCGATGTGGAACTGAGCTTCGTTCGGCCGCTTCCAGCACGATTCACGCTGCACGTCCGCATGAAGGGATACGGGCCGAACATTGGGAAGCCTTCAAGCATCATGGTTGGTCAACAGACCCGAACCGTGATTCCAGGTGCCGAGATTCGCGAATTCGCGTTGCGCTTTGATAATCCCACTGCAGCGCGCACAATCCGGATCCAACCGGTTTTGCCACGCTCTCCGCAGCAAAGTGGTGCGGGTAACGATGGCCGGCTGCTCGGCGTCGGCATACAGAAACTCTGGATAACGACCGGGGACGACCCGGCGCTCGAAAGCGAATCCCGACGATACCCCGCAGGTGCGTGA
- a CDS encoding PAAR domain-containing protein, translated as MRGVIRVGDSTSHGGRVQTGRENSTVMGRAVACVGDRCTCPISGHDHCEIVEGDENVRIDGRAVAFDGHKTSCGAALISSVPTSGRA; from the coding sequence ATGCGGGGTGTAATACGTGTCGGTGACTCGACTTCGCATGGCGGGCGTGTTCAAACTGGCCGCGAGAATTCAACGGTGATGGGACGAGCCGTCGCATGTGTCGGGGACCGTTGCACTTGCCCCATATCTGGTCACGATCACTGCGAAATCGTGGAGGGTGACGAAAACGTGCGCATTGATGGTCGCGCGGTTGCTTTTGACGGTCACAAGACATCGTGTGGCGCCGCGCTGATTTCGTCGGTTCCGACATCGGGACGCGCGTAG
- a CDS encoding helix-turn-helix domain-containing protein — MSTENPRLGNFALRLKQERRRLRMTQDELGSSGGVRKQAQSNYEKGLRYPDANYLVGIAEAGVDVQYLLTGQTSNPATLRLADEEERLLAGFRELKSREKRGVLALVDAINGPVSGESDGTEGN, encoded by the coding sequence ATGTCAACCGAGAATCCACGTTTGGGTAACTTTGCGCTGCGTCTGAAGCAGGAGCGGCGGCGCCTGCGTATGACGCAGGACGAATTGGGCAGCTCTGGTGGCGTTCGAAAACAGGCGCAGTCCAACTATGAGAAGGGTTTGCGGTACCCGGACGCCAACTACCTGGTTGGAATTGCAGAGGCCGGGGTTGATGTTCAGTATCTGCTGACTGGTCAAACGTCAAATCCTGCGACGCTCCGGCTTGCCGATGAGGAGGAGCGACTTCTCGCAGGCTTCAGAGAATTGAAGAGTCGGGAGAAGAGGGGTGTGCTGGCGCTGGTCGACGCGATTAACGGACCCGTGTCGGGGGAGTCGGACGGCACCGAGGGCAATTGA
- a CDS encoding glycosyltransferase family 2 protein, translated as MKHITVVTPCFNEEENVRAVYEETRRVFSTIPEVTYDHLFIDNASTDSTVSILRTIAADDPAVGVIVNARNFGHIRSPMYGLLQAKGDAVILLVADLQDPPELMREFVKSWLAGAPVVVGVKPESKESALFFALRRMYYRLVTQIANVTLIQNFTGFGLYDRKVIEILRQIDDPYPYFRGLVCEIGFEIKQIPYVQPRRKRGISKNNFYTLYDIAMLGITSHSKVPLRLATIAGFVLSGLSLFVSFMYFVLKLVFWSSFSMGSAPMLIGLFFFASVQLFFIGLLGEYVGAILTYAQKRPLVVERERINSGGTAIEAQAASRPN; from the coding sequence ATGAAGCATATAACCGTTGTCACGCCTTGTTTCAATGAAGAGGAAAACGTCCGGGCTGTCTACGAAGAGACTCGTCGCGTGTTCTCGACGATTCCGGAGGTGACCTATGACCATCTCTTCATCGACAACGCGTCGACGGATTCGACGGTCAGCATCCTGCGAACGATCGCCGCGGACGATCCGGCCGTTGGCGTGATCGTTAATGCACGGAACTTTGGACACATCCGATCGCCGATGTATGGTCTTTTGCAAGCAAAGGGCGATGCCGTCATTCTGCTGGTCGCCGACCTGCAGGACCCGCCCGAACTGATGCGTGAGTTCGTGAAGAGCTGGCTCGCAGGCGCGCCCGTCGTGGTCGGCGTAAAGCCTGAATCGAAAGAGTCGGCGCTCTTCTTTGCGCTGCGCAGGATGTACTATCGTCTGGTCACGCAGATCGCCAACGTCACGCTGATCCAGAACTTTACGGGGTTCGGGCTTTACGACCGCAAGGTTATCGAGATCCTGCGACAGATCGATGATCCGTACCCGTACTTCCGCGGACTCGTATGCGAGATCGGGTTCGAGATCAAACAGATTCCATACGTCCAGCCGCGCCGTAAACGGGGCATATCGAAGAACAACTTCTACACGCTCTACGATATCGCAATGCTGGGTATTACCTCGCATTCGAAGGTGCCGTTGCGGCTTGCCACGATCGCCGGGTTTGTCCTTTCCGGCCTGAGCCTTTTCGTCTCGTTCATGTATTTCGTCCTGAAACTCGTGTTCTGGAGCAGCTTCTCGATGGGCAGCGCTCCGATGCTGATCGGTCTATTTTTCTTCGCGTCGGTACAGTTGTTCTTTATTGGCCTGCTTGGCGAGTATGTGGGCGCGATTCTTACCTATGCGCAAAAGAGACCGTTGGTGGTCGAGCGCGAACGGATCAATTCGGGCGGGACTGCCATCGAGGCCCAAGCGGCCTCGAGACCGAATTGA
- a CDS encoding type VI secretion system Vgr family protein, with translation MSLSETISSFAAGAVDWNRRPVALNFGRLQSTLGHLLALQHANVREGLMAGIHGHLTCVSARHDLSPKLFIGVPISVRLVTDRGQLHLINAIVQDVQIGQSDGELCVYQLTVCDALSLMDKRTNSRVFRKLSVVDILGTLFNEWRQRSPALARAFEFDLSGLRRDRYPARELTRQVNESDAKFVRRLLRREGITIFAKAGAAQGERTAHDDTPIHTLVCCDDPGALPEAPAGTVRLHPRDAGTEERDTVTLFALHARLVPGMTSRPSWDYKKARIDESTAAGSVDQGEAGNDLAKLLTDVAIDVPHAGDSWDDHERLTRARMLAHQFEAEQYDGASGVRDLAVGTWITLAGDPEWDMQSTDKRQFVVTSIDHEVWNNLPKGLTERVQALFAASHNLAFQSRPRPSASAEEADTRYENTFTCVRRGVPLTPAYDPKIDLPPVHLLTGVIVTRDGEEVVCDELGRVYVRIQGLDPADHTHAQGAGTNDNVGDSAPIRVASSLAGTQFGASFLPRAGMEVLLGSIGGDPDRLVIISVLGNGVNQPATFTHTGSLPGNRYVSGIKTKEIKGKRYNQLRLDDTPGQISSQLASEHAHSQLNLGYLTQPRDNGAGQDRGEGAELRTDAAAALRAAQGILLTTYARSQASGGQLDRDELLQLLGECTELFKSLGDYAGQHGGQAADTAGQVAVSQAFKNWAPRSGTSESGSGPATTSQALMALGAQAGSVNVTPKTHVTYAGENIDQVAQQHLQLMSGQRFNATAGQGMQLFARGTGMQAVAGEGPMLLQAQADSLTANAQKGVKIATNENEVLVTAPTIRLVAEDGSYIKIGDGVTLGTSGDIKLLSASHQWGGPSTQQASKAAFANQPTDQRFRLHFPGQDGDTPVAANRAYRMTLDDGRVVEGKSGPDGLTDLVSDDAMRIVKIDILKNPLA, from the coding sequence GTGTCACTATCCGAAACAATAAGTAGCTTTGCCGCGGGGGCGGTTGACTGGAATAGGCGTCCTGTAGCGCTGAACTTTGGTCGGTTGCAAAGCACCTTGGGGCATTTGCTTGCGCTTCAGCACGCAAACGTTCGCGAGGGGTTAATGGCCGGCATCCACGGGCACCTTACCTGCGTGTCAGCTCGCCATGATCTTTCACCGAAGCTGTTCATTGGTGTGCCTATCTCGGTGCGGCTTGTCACCGACCGTGGTCAGCTTCATTTGATCAACGCGATCGTCCAGGACGTACAGATTGGTCAGAGCGACGGCGAACTCTGCGTGTACCAGCTCACAGTCTGCGACGCTCTGTCTCTGATGGACAAGCGCACCAATTCTCGAGTGTTTCGCAAGCTGAGTGTTGTGGACATCCTTGGTACGCTGTTCAACGAATGGCGGCAGCGCAGTCCTGCTCTGGCTCGTGCTTTCGAGTTCGACCTGTCCGGCCTGAGGCGCGATCGCTATCCGGCTCGCGAATTGACTCGACAAGTAAACGAATCAGACGCGAAATTCGTACGTCGCCTGTTGCGTCGCGAAGGGATCACGATTTTCGCCAAAGCCGGAGCGGCTCAGGGCGAGCGCACAGCCCACGACGACACACCGATACATACGCTGGTGTGTTGCGATGATCCCGGGGCGTTACCTGAAGCGCCGGCTGGCACGGTGCGCCTGCACCCTCGTGACGCCGGCACGGAGGAGCGCGATACAGTCACGTTGTTTGCGCTGCATGCGCGGCTGGTGCCGGGCATGACCAGTCGCCCATCGTGGGACTACAAGAAGGCTCGAATCGACGAATCGACTGCTGCGGGCAGCGTTGATCAGGGCGAGGCCGGCAATGATCTTGCGAAGCTCTTGACCGACGTCGCGATCGACGTCCCGCATGCAGGTGACTCGTGGGACGATCATGAACGGCTCACGCGCGCGCGGATGCTTGCGCATCAGTTCGAGGCCGAGCAGTACGACGGAGCAAGCGGCGTACGCGATCTTGCCGTTGGCACATGGATCACCTTGGCGGGCGATCCCGAGTGGGACATGCAGTCGACCGACAAAAGACAGTTCGTTGTGACGTCGATCGATCACGAGGTCTGGAACAATCTTCCGAAGGGATTGACCGAGCGCGTGCAGGCGTTGTTCGCTGCAAGCCACAATCTTGCGTTCCAATCACGTCCGCGGCCGTCTGCGTCGGCGGAAGAGGCGGACACGCGTTACGAAAATACATTCACCTGCGTGCGCCGTGGTGTACCGCTCACACCGGCCTACGATCCGAAAATCGATTTACCGCCGGTGCACCTGCTGACAGGTGTGATCGTGACGCGTGATGGTGAGGAAGTCGTCTGCGACGAACTCGGCCGAGTTTACGTGCGGATCCAAGGGCTCGATCCGGCGGATCATACCCACGCGCAAGGCGCCGGCACCAACGACAACGTTGGTGATAGTGCTCCGATCCGTGTCGCATCGAGCCTGGCGGGAACGCAGTTCGGGGCTTCGTTCCTGCCTCGTGCTGGGATGGAGGTTTTGCTGGGCAGCATCGGAGGCGATCCTGACCGGTTGGTGATCATTTCGGTGCTGGGGAACGGCGTGAATCAGCCGGCTACATTCACCCATACCGGCTCATTGCCGGGCAACCGCTATGTGTCCGGGATCAAGACAAAGGAAATTAAGGGTAAGCGGTATAACCAACTCAGGCTGGACGACACGCCGGGGCAAATTTCCAGCCAGTTGGCGAGTGAGCATGCGCATAGCCAATTGAACCTTGGCTACCTAACCCAGCCACGTGACAACGGCGCGGGGCAGGATCGTGGCGAAGGCGCGGAGCTGCGCACTGATGCAGCGGCCGCCTTACGGGCGGCACAAGGCATTCTGCTGACGACCTATGCGCGGTCGCAGGCGAGCGGCGGGCAACTCGACCGCGACGAATTACTTCAATTGCTCGGTGAATGTACCGAGCTATTTAAGTCGCTCGGTGATTACGCCGGGCAGCACGGCGGACAGGCTGCTGATACGGCAGGTCAGGTCGCTGTCTCGCAAGCGTTCAAGAATTGGGCGCCACGTAGCGGTACGTCGGAATCCGGATCTGGGCCGGCAACAACTTCGCAGGCCCTGATGGCATTAGGTGCGCAGGCAGGGTCGGTCAATGTCACTCCAAAGACGCATGTTACCTACGCGGGTGAGAACATCGATCAGGTCGCGCAGCAGCATCTCCAGTTGATGAGCGGCCAGCGTTTTAACGCGACTGCAGGTCAGGGGATGCAGTTATTTGCGCGTGGCACAGGGATGCAAGCCGTAGCTGGTGAAGGCCCGATGCTGCTGCAGGCTCAGGCTGATTCGCTAACGGCGAATGCGCAGAAGGGGGTTAAGATCGCGACCAACGAAAACGAAGTGTTGGTTACCGCGCCAACAATTCGGTTAGTCGCTGAGGATGGCAGCTACATCAAGATTGGCGATGGTGTGACGCTTGGCACGAGCGGCGATATCAAGCTGCTATCAGCTTCGCATCAATGGGGTGGACCATCGACGCAGCAAGCCTCAAAGGCCGCATTTGCAAACCAACCGACCGATCAGCGCTTCCGATTGCATTTTCCAGGACAGGATGGCGATACGCCGGTTGCTGCGAACCGCGCATATCGGATGACGCTGGACGATGGGCGCGTCGTTGAAGGCAAGAGTGGTCCCGATGGCTTGACCGATCTCGTGTCGGACGACGCGATGCGGATCGTCAAGATCGATATCCTGAAAAATCCGCTCGCTTGA
- a CDS encoding type VI lipase adapter Tla3 domain-containing protein produces the protein MLILFALALTWTAVTLVRSYHYWENTGIEDPHMGSTIRNGFLVIVGLVAAAYAGQWIWRASHGEGRAATVQPVATAAEVATPQTNSENAKILAGTGAKYALEIRAVGLAVTGRQQDTIWKQIVAKSNNYETVLSSDPKDYGENPDERRTFAEVAAGASFKYAAGEAVDHWPIPVIIYGPPKGTDSHYRAAYEISDMRQKAGLGVAQFLWLDDANASSAAPAIDKLFKFFDEHPDVPAALVMSQDSMVNRWGLNTPGAPKEPQGAFIPPVVDSMGALLVARTDRVNKLVRPYQVDMPGDIDNTKTQYDVVKLWNFYWKEDSAFSDKVEAEAGGHFYGPPTMRSDWWISKLPELWKEVTNKGPGEFQSSPYLPVRWANWQVEEFDEAPLLGYLHRPVDIKLTDDNGKLLKRAEQVRQLQEGWKQAVATLPDGAKPTRVFYDTTRDREWTIPLTQALHGNTEGIDLGNVKEGYDVGRRIGNTGVSSALVQLSLATIANYEEGGSSATINLMDDGRASIVMVSPPDEASKAKNSEHRGPNPFRYRMPH, from the coding sequence GTGTTGATACTTTTCGCGCTGGCGTTGACTTGGACGGCTGTCACGCTGGTGCGGTCATATCACTACTGGGAAAACACTGGCATCGAGGATCCGCATATGGGCAGTACGATACGCAACGGTTTTTTGGTAATTGTGGGCTTGGTTGCCGCTGCATATGCTGGGCAGTGGATCTGGCGAGCGTCGCATGGCGAAGGTCGGGCAGCAACGGTGCAGCCTGTTGCGACGGCCGCTGAAGTGGCCACGCCGCAGACGAACTCCGAGAACGCTAAGATTTTGGCAGGAACGGGGGCCAAATACGCATTGGAGATTCGTGCGGTTGGGTTGGCAGTAACGGGGCGACAGCAAGACACGATCTGGAAGCAAATTGTCGCAAAATCGAATAATTACGAGACGGTTCTTTCCTCCGATCCGAAGGATTACGGAGAAAATCCGGATGAGCGTAGGACCTTCGCAGAAGTGGCTGCTGGCGCTTCATTTAAATATGCCGCTGGCGAAGCTGTTGATCACTGGCCAATTCCGGTGATTATCTATGGGCCGCCCAAAGGGACTGATAGCCACTATCGAGCGGCATATGAAATTTCCGATATGCGCCAGAAGGCCGGGCTTGGCGTTGCTCAATTTCTTTGGTTGGATGACGCCAATGCCAGCAGCGCAGCACCTGCTATCGACAAGCTTTTCAAATTTTTCGACGAGCATCCTGATGTTCCGGCTGCGCTGGTGATGAGTCAAGATAGTATGGTTAATCGTTGGGGGTTAAATACGCCCGGGGCACCTAAAGAGCCGCAGGGCGCGTTTATTCCACCTGTCGTCGATAGTATGGGCGCATTGCTTGTCGCTAGAACAGATCGGGTTAATAAACTCGTTCGCCCATATCAGGTCGACATGCCAGGTGATATCGACAACACAAAGACTCAATACGACGTCGTCAAGCTGTGGAACTTCTACTGGAAGGAGGATAGTGCTTTTTCCGACAAGGTAGAGGCTGAAGCCGGCGGGCACTTTTATGGCCCTCCGACAATGCGCTCCGACTGGTGGATATCGAAATTGCCCGAGTTGTGGAAAGAGGTGACCAACAAGGGGCCAGGAGAATTCCAGTCAAGTCCGTACCTCCCGGTTCGCTGGGCCAACTGGCAAGTCGAGGAGTTCGATGAGGCGCCTCTGTTGGGCTACCTTCATCGTCCTGTCGACATCAAATTGACCGATGACAACGGGAAGCTGTTGAAGCGAGCTGAGCAAGTGAGGCAGTTGCAGGAGGGCTGGAAGCAGGCAGTGGCGACGCTACCGGATGGCGCAAAGCCCACTCGAGTGTTTTATGACACAACTCGAGATCGCGAGTGGACGATCCCACTCACGCAAGCGTTGCACGGGAACACGGAAGGTATCGATCTCGGTAACGTCAAGGAGGGCTACGATGTCGGTCGGCGCATCGGCAATACTGGCGTTAGCTCGGCGCTCGTCCAATTGTCGCTCGCGACTATCGCGAATTATGAGGAAGGCGGAAGTAGTGCGACGATCAATCTGATGGACGATGGTCGAGCGAGCATAGTGATGGTTAGTCCCCCGGACGAGGCAAGCAAGGCCAAGAATTCTGAGCATCGCGGCCCTAATCCGTTCCGATATCGGATGCCGCATTAA
- a CDS encoding effector protein Tle3 domain-containing protein, translated as MKSTTTLKAMDVLKTHRFYQRLWSKVSTDLYGRPRFVGKKPEYYDGQYLGDDRKFEKRLINADELFPPYQPNLYGDEAIRGTERKAGKDKPDYVARDTLLGNPKAKVKFIPLADLPEDVRKQGSPAIMKWYNSKIVDPEDQTNGVRAADGYGIHWEREESPNETRARLETDSGKWDDNSYHSAIYRDSNNMRRVAAMDVAIGQARSLDDPDMRKLLVAIADWKLDSTKLKEVQNNKCYGNLLGSSQGIIEKSSKYYSRGEFPSDIVPKTPPKMVDGETFAQREKRQ; from the coding sequence ATGAAATCCACGACCACGCTAAAGGCGATGGACGTGCTGAAGACGCATCGGTTCTATCAGCGACTCTGGTCGAAGGTTTCTACCGATTTATACGGTCGACCCCGTTTCGTCGGAAAAAAGCCCGAATACTATGATGGTCAATACCTTGGGGACGATCGAAAGTTTGAGAAGCGCTTGATTAACGCAGACGAGTTGTTTCCCCCGTATCAGCCAAATCTCTATGGTGATGAAGCAATCCGTGGCACGGAGCGCAAGGCGGGTAAGGATAAGCCGGACTACGTGGCACGAGACACTCTTCTCGGTAATCCAAAAGCTAAAGTGAAGTTTATTCCCTTGGCGGACTTGCCCGAAGATGTACGTAAACAAGGCAGTCCGGCGATCATGAAATGGTATAACAGCAAGATTGTGGATCCCGAGGATCAAACCAATGGCGTTCGCGCGGCTGACGGGTACGGAATACATTGGGAGCGTGAGGAGTCGCCCAACGAGACGCGAGCGCGACTGGAAACGGATAGTGGTAAATGGGACGATAATTCATACCATTCCGCGATTTATCGAGATTCGAATAACATGCGACGTGTTGCGGCGATGGATGTTGCGATTGGTCAAGCACGTAGTCTCGATGATCCGGATATGAGGAAGCTGTTGGTGGCGATAGCTGACTGGAAACTGGATTCAACAAAACTTAAAGAAGTTCAGAATAACAAGTGTTATGGAAATTTGCTTGGTTCGTCTCAGGGGATAATTGAAAAAAGTTCCAAGTATTATTCTCGGGGAGAGTTTCCGTCCGACATTGTTCCCAAAACGCCACCAAAGATGGTGGACGGGGAGACATTTGCTCAACGCGAGAAACGCCAATGA